DNA from Paratractidigestivibacter faecalis:
TGGGAACCTGGCTCGTCGACGCCATTGCCTGCGCCTTTGCCATCTGGATGGTGCCCGGCATCACCGCCATAGGGGGAGACTGGGCCGCCCCCATCTTCTGCGCCCTGGCGCTTTCCTTGCTCAACGCCACCGTGCGGCCGCTGCTGCAGGTGCTCTCCCTCCCCATCACGGTCATCAGCCTGGGCATCTTCCATCTGGTGGTCAACGCCGTGGTGCTCGAGATGGCAAGCGCGCTCTCGCGCAACGTCTTCCACGCGGGCATTGCCATCGAGTCCTTTGGCGCCGCCTTCCTGGGTGCCATCGTGATCTCCGTGGTCAGCATGCTCGTCGGCGGAATCGTGGGCGCCGACTAGGCCAGACGCTGGGGCCGTCGTTAGCTTCTGGCAGGGGGCGTCCTCGCCCCCGCAAATTGGGGACGTGTTCGTTTTTGCGCAAATTTGAAACGGGGGTGCGGACGAAAAGTTGGACGCCGACAGGCGTCCGGATTGGAGCCCGCAATGTACTCGAGCGACGAGAGGGACGCCATCCTGGGGCTCTGGCGCGAGTCCGGCCGGCCGGCCC
Protein-coding regions in this window:
- a CDS encoding phage holin family protein, coding for MKFLGTWLVDAIACAFAIWMVPGITAIGGDWAAPIFCALALSLLNATVRPLLQVLSLPITVISLGIFHLVVNAVVLEMASALSRNVFHAGIAIESFGAAFLGAIVISVVSMLVGGIVGAD